The following coding sequences lie in one Crassostrea angulata isolate pt1a10 chromosome 10, ASM2561291v2, whole genome shotgun sequence genomic window:
- the LOC128165591 gene encoding L-threonine 3-dehydrogenase-like, whose amino-acid sequence MATSTTMKALVKTKEGKSFEYLDVPIPEPSGDEVLIKVDAVSVCGSDINLYSWNQVAQVIASIPFTPGHECAGTVVKCGPDVKGVAVGARVGVENHYYCGECYQCEHDAKDICKNMAQFGTGKRTQYGGCSEFTIVPAKYLYQLTTNIDADEIAMLEPLGVAHNAVERLEVAGEDLLVIGCGPIGLLVLMVAKGLGAKRVVSADINQIRLDMAKSFEADVAINTQNENLKEFVLEFTNGDGMGRICECSGASFMVNLTFSILRRGGQLAIVGIPKVPLHVENVLQDFLFKELTLKTIYGRKIFHTWMETERLVADGIIDVKKVITSRFPMSQYEDAFKALFEGKDCKIVLYPSQ is encoded by the exons ATGGCAACTTCAACCACTATGAAAGCGCTTGTGAAAACGAAGGAAGGCAAGTCATTTGAGTATTTAGATGTCCCAATACCAGAGCCCAGCGGTGACGAAGTTCTTATTAAAGTGGATGCGGTGTCTGTCTGTGGTTCCGACATTAACTTGTATTCCTGGAACCAGGTAGCACAGGTCATAGCCTCGATTCCATTTACGCCAGGTCACGAGTGTGCAGGGACAGTGGTCAAATGTGGCCCCGATGTCAAAGGGGTGGCGGTGGGGGCACGGGTCGGGGTGGAGAACCACTATTACTGTGGTGAGTGTTACCAGTGTGAACATGACGCCAAGGACATATGCAAGAACATGGCGCAATTTGGAACCGGCAAGAGAACACAATATGGAGGTTGTTCCGAGTTTACCATAGTACCAGCAAAATATCTGTACCAGTTGACAACTAATATTG ACGCAGACGAGATTGCAATGCTGGAGCCGCTAGGTGTCGCTCACAACGCCGTGGAGAGACTGGAAGTGGCGGGAGAGGATTTACTGGTCATTGGCTGCGGACCTATTGGTCTACTGGTACTCATGGTCGCTAAGGGTCTCGGGGCAAAAAG gGTTGTATCAGCTGATATTAACCAAATTCGACTTGATATGGCAAAGTCCTTTGAAGCAGACGTAGCTATAAACACACAGAATGAAAATCTAAAAGAA TTTGTCCTGGAATTTACCAATGGTGACGGGATGGGCAGGATCTGTGAGTGTAGCGGCGCCAGCTTCATGGTCAATTTGACCTTCTCTATACTAAGAAGGGGAGGGCAACTGGCCATAGTGGGTATTCCAAAAGTACCCCTGCATGTGGAAAATGTGCTGCAAGACTTCT TGTTCAAGGAATTGACATTGAAGACCATTTATGGCCGCAAGATCTTTCACACATGGATGGAAACCGAGAGGTTAGTGGCAGACGGCATAATTGACGTCAAGAAGGTCATCACGAGCAGGTTTCCGATGTCGCAGTACGAGGACGCGTTCAAGGCGCTGTTTGAGGGGAAGGACTGTAAGATAGTGCTCTATCCCTCCCAGTGA
- the LOC128165590 gene encoding L-rhamnonate dehydratase-like: MAAAEGKTKIFPRIKCVRAYVSESKPEDQGADCHDVEDTHWINGYPTPIANPMSGYEQYASTRKSWGINALGTLVVEVEADDGTCGVGVTIGGVPGCYIVENHLSRFVEGQDPRDVELMWDQMFRATLNYGRKGLPIQCISAIDLALWDLLGKLRNEPVYALLGGKTKQRLPVYSTTARPDIAKQLGFVGAKIPCAYGPADGDEGLKKNVEIFKRWRETVGPDFPLMLDCYMALTVPYTVKLARALEPLGLKWIEEFLPPDSYDGYREVREALRSSTVLLTTAEHEYSRYGYQLLLNSKCVDILQPDISWLGGITEARRIVAMASANDVLVIPHGSSIYSYHLQYAFRNCPLAEFINLSPKADKIVPYFGGLFPDEPLPSNGFIDLPDRPGFGVTLCKDSLCRPFQRSDEESRAQASKNATYKSQEKPHMPF, translated from the coding sequence ATGGCCGCGGCAGAAGGAAAGACTAAAATATTTCCTAGAATCAAATGTGTACGGGCGTACGTCTCTGAGTCCAAGCCCGAGGACCAGGGCGCTGACTGTCACGATGTGGAGGACACTCACTGGATAAATGGCTATCCCACCCCCATCGCCAACCCGATGTCTGGGTACGAGCAGTACGCCTCCACTCGGAAGTCCTGGGGCATCAATGCTCTCGGTACTTTGGTTGTAGAGGTGGAAGCAGACGACGGGACATGTGGAGTCGGCGTCACTATTGGCGGAGTGCCAGGCTGTTACATCGTGGAGAATCACCTTAGCAGATTCGTGGAGGGACAGGACCCTCGCGATGTGGAACTTATGTGGGACCAGATGTTCAGAGCTACCCTCAACTACGGGCGCAAAGGACTGCCAATTCAGTGCATCAGTGCCATCGATTTAGCGTTGTGGGATCTGCTTGGAAAGTTGAGAAATGAACCTGTGTATGCATTACTTGGCGGGAAAACCAAGCAACGTCTGCCGGTGTATTCCACTACCGCTCGTCCAGACATTGCTAAACAATTAGGCTTTGTTGGGGCAAAAATTCCTTGTGCCTATGGGCCAGCTGATGGGGATGAGGGTCTAAAGAAAAATGTAGAAATATTCAAACGATGGCGCGAGACAGTGGGTCCTGACTTTCCGTTGATGTTAGACTGCTACATGGCACTAACCGTACCGTATACTGTTAAATTGGCAAGAGCACTAGAGCCTCTGGGACTAAAATGGATTGAGGAATTCTTGCCTCCAGATAGCTACGATGGGTACAGAGAAGTGCGCGAGGCATTGAGGAGTTCCACGGTTTTACTAACCACCGCCGAACACGAGTACAGTCGCTATGGCTACCAGCTGCTCCTCAATTCTAAATGCGTGGATATACTCCAACCAGACATTTCGTGGCTGGGTGGCATTACAGAAGCGCGCAGAATCGTTGCCATGGCTTCCGCCAACGATGTCTTAGTAATTCCCCACGGATCCAGCATCTATTCCTATCACCTACAATACGCCTTCCGGAATTGTCCACTGGCGGAATTCATCAACCTGAGTCCAAAAGCTGACAAGATAGTCCCGTACTTTGGCGGGCTGTTCCCAGACGAACCTTTGCCTTCCAATGGTTTCATAGACCTACCAGATCGTCCCGGATTTGGTGTGACCTTGTGCAAGGACAGTCTTTGTCGTCCATTCCAGCGCAGTGATGAAGAATCCAGAGCCCAGGCGTCTAAAAACGCCACGTACAAGTCTCAAGAGAAACCTCACATGCCATTTTAG